CCTCTCGATTGTCCGGTCATTTTATCCACGATAAGATTAATCTCGTTAACTTGCCCATAGGGTTCAAAGATCTCTCGAAGATCGTTTTCGGAAATTCGAAAGGGAAGATTACCAACATAGAGTCTTGTTCTATTCATAAAACTAACATTTCTTTAAATAATTATTTCAAAACGGAGATCGGCATCTAACAACCCTGCTAGCACACTTTTCTCCCTCAGCTGTTCTTACTTGAAACCGATTAGACCGGAGACAAAGCAAAAAACAGTAATTAAAAAATCTCTTAATTAAAAGAAAAAGTCAAAAAATCTTTTTCTAAAAAAAAGGATGTTTATTGAGAAGGGCCGTTTTTTTAACCGATTATGCCGCTTTGTTTTTTCTTTGTTCCAGTATTGCAGCTCTAACTTCAGATAGAGTATTTTTGGATCCTAATTTTTCACTACGACTAGCAATGAAATTGGCGTATTCGGTCATAAATACTCTACCTGGGCCGCGGAAATCGAAATCTTCAGGATGATCCCTGAAATATTCTCTGTGAACGCGGGTCCAGACTAGCCTGCCATCGGTATCAATATTTATTTTGGTTACACCCAGTTTTGCAGCAGGTAAATATTCATCATCGTTAACCCCACAAGCACTGGGATCGAGTTTTCCTCCGGCAGCGTTGATCCGCATAATTTCGGATTGAGGGACACTTGAACTACCATGCATGACAAGAGGAAAACCAGGCAGTCTTTGTTGAATTTTTTCAAGAACATCGAAATGGATCGATTGTCTGCCTTTAAACTTGTAAGCACCGTGACTTGTCCCAATCGCACAGGCTAAAGAATCACAACCTGTAAGTTGAACAAATTCCTTCGCCTGATCGGGATCAGTCAGACAAGCATGACCTTCTTCAACTTTAATATCTTCTTCAACTCCTCCAAGCATACCCAGTTCTGCTTCTACGCTTACCCCTTTAGCATGAGCTCTCTCTACCACACGTCGTGTGATTTCAACATTCTTTTCGAAAGGTTCGTGAGAAGCATCGATCATCACCGAGCTATAGAAACCGGAATCTATACAATCATAACAGGTGGCCTCGTCTCCATGATCAAGATGAACAACAAATACAGCATCAGGATAAATCGTTTCTGCAGCTCTTATCATGGCTTCGAGCATTCTTTTGTCTGCATACTTTCGTGCACCGCGAGAAATTTGAATAACAAATGGTGATTGAGATTGGATAGCTCCACGGAAAAGACCATGAGTTTGTTCCATGTTATTGATGTTATATGCTCCTACTGCAAATCTTCCGTAAGCAACTTTAAATAGCTCTGCTGCTGTAACAATCATTCGATGCTCCTTTTTAAGTTTATATTAATTCTAAAATAATTATTTTTAAAAAAAATACCTTTTTTTGATCCTAAATCTTAATAAATGACTAAATTAAAACATACTATGCTAAGGTCTTTTCAAGAAGAAAAATGGTCAAAATCGACCCTTGTTTTAGCTGGTCACGGCTCTTTATATAATCCTGATGCTGCCTTACCTGTCTATATAAATGCTGAAAAAATTAGAAGAAAAAAATTATTCAAAAATGT
The DNA window shown above is from Methylacidiphilum caldifontis and carries:
- a CDS encoding class II fructose-bisphosphate aldolase; amino-acid sequence: MIVTAAELFKVAYGRFAVGAYNINNMEQTHGLFRGAIQSQSPFVIQISRGARKYADKRMLEAMIRAAETIYPDAVFVVHLDHGDEATCYDCIDSGFYSSVMIDASHEPFEKNVEITRRVVERAHAKGVSVEAELGMLGGVEEDIKVEEGHACLTDPDQAKEFVQLTGCDSLACAIGTSHGAYKFKGRQSIHFDVLEKIQQRLPGFPLVMHGSSSVPQSEIMRINAAGGKLDPSACGVNDDEYLPAAKLGVTKINIDTDGRLVWTRVHREYFRDHPEDFDFRGPGRVFMTEYANFIASRSEKLGSKNTLSEVRAAILEQRKNKAA